A section of the Lineus longissimus chromosome 1, tnLinLong1.2, whole genome shotgun sequence genome encodes:
- the LOC135495545 gene encoding uncharacterized protein LOC135495545 codes for MYKCSHCHYRSDSPKSYSQHYAIHKYVNKTSFPCGVPGCTREFRVYESFTSHLSRDHSKVKTLRSGTEKTSDASSSTTPGHQPGQVGGPQGLLEVEVDLTCSHCEMTCSQYSVLLAHLKQHIKNGVVVTCPFKGCISQYRVISSLTSHLSRIHQVLQQSNSENGSCAMSPSVECGVVGDNIGADENLQNMDNQQQPLPAVEEHENFDDDLSDDVFLESVALFYLQLESKHHVPQSTLQKIITGICDFHDRSQEQVQIQLKKILEEEGITPDRIPLIVNEVFSNDLFHLVNNSHDGTLRSNYCRKKFYKSNLNYIEHVQIRLGRDGKNFERHYQYVPIRETIESFFQDTSVQKQYDMKPTSASGIYEDVHSGVVFKNHELFGTNPHAVPILLYQDAFEVVNPLGSAKNKHKILAVYATFGNLLPQNRSKIEPLQLVLLCREKDFKYFGMDVVFWKAGD; via the exons ATGTACAAGTGTAGTCACTGCCATTACAGGTCAGATTCACCAAAGAGTTATTCGCAACACTATGCTATTCATAAGTATGTTAACAAGACCAGTTTTCCATGCGGTGTGCCTGGATGTACCAGGGAATTCAGGGTTTATGAAAGCTTCACTTCACATCTATCACGGGATCACTCAAAGGTTAAGACTTTGCGAAGTGGCACTGAGAAAACATCAGATGCCAGCAGTTCTACTACCCCAGGTCACCAGCCTGGGCAGGTTGGTGGTCCCCAAGGTCTACTTGAGGTTGAGGTTGATTTAACCTGCTCTCATTGTGAGATGACCTGTAGCCAATACAGTGTGTTGCTGGCTCACCTGAAACAGCACATAAAGAATGGAGTTGTGGTCACTTGCCCTTTCAAAGGTTGCATATCACAGTATAgggtcatatcttccttgacttCACATTTGTCTCGAATTCATCAGGTAT TGCAGCagtcaaattctgaaaatggttCTTGTGCCATGTCACCCTCTGTTGAGTGCGGGGTTGTTGGAGACAACATTGGAGCTGATGAAAACTTGCAAAACATGGACAACCAACAGCAACCTCTTCCTGCTGTGGAGGAACATGAGaattttgatgatgatttgTCTGATGATGTTTTTCTTGAAAGTGTAGCTCTCTTTTATCTACAGCTTGAATCAAAGCATCATGTGCCACAATCCACTCTACAGAAGATTATTACGGGCATTTGTGACTTCCACGATAGAAGCCAAGAGCAAGTGCAGattcaattgaaaaaaattcttgaaGAAGAGGGCATTACTCCAGACCGAATACCTCTGATAGTCAATGAGGTTTTCAGCAATGATCTCTTTCATCTTGTGAACAACAGCCATGATGGTACTTTGAGGTCAAATTATTGCCGAAAGAAGTTTTACAAGAGCAATTTGAATTATATTGAGCATGTACAAATACGGTTAGGTAGAGATGGGAAAAATTTTGAACGGCACTATCAATATGTCCCCATACGAGAGACAATTGAGTCCTTCTTCCAAGATACATCAGTGCAGAAACAATATGACATGAAACCAACTTCTGCAAGTGGCATTTATGAAGATGTACACAGTGGAgttgttttcaaaaatcatGAACTCTTTGGGACCAATCCTCATGCAGTACCTATTCTTCTTTATCAGGATGCCTTTGAGGTTGTTAATCCCTTGGGATCGGCAAAAAATAAGCACAAAATTCTGGCAGTCTATGCAACATTTGGGAATTTACTTCCTCAGAATCGGTCTAAAATTGAACCGCTGCAATTGGTCCTTCTCTGCAGAGAAAAGGACTTCAAGTACTTTGGCATGGATGTGGTTTTTTGGAAGGCTGGTGACTGA
- the LOC135496292 gene encoding uncharacterized protein LOC135496292 has translation MDQQAGEGELMGFLRNVFPSMDKDSLQQITTTLVDTLGCDDVDDLRHATEADLEFLKPLRRRKLLAAISERFAASSSAEASVFLEVSNVSSPTSIPETDLEDSSRCSTPQLEQDFIVPWKKFPRNVMKKCSKNQHLTASETREVKRIVGDEMRALGITHRAAIRKAAVSMCNKYPRSFEDLSIDGSKLGDGFQSLFSGLENRVYNENYKDNLKRKSQATASCSDSSESLADLPVDQYGCRKGMWMPESPSEEEVTAQVEKKDKLKEMRDNDYDYEEVIKLMSETYYLQRKDICSGMDISELCKEWPFILSYKCLVNHFQNLTDINPQATMEESLLARNKGNRIYEFILSHPQKKKSGQLNKWVHLIKEEVKVTKSTDPQIPVDGSKKKVEEDKLKPNSPFIAIIGSREDIFIGRNLFYLVIEGSVVNDQIVTFLEAVISLFSCYYTLNLEYPEEAAVTLEFIQRELIGIKPHQVLNKGGKKKKKTSVAPKIVTLLRGIMDFESDWRTDE, from the exons ATGGACCAGCAGGCAGGAGAGGGAGAGTTGATGGGGTTCCTGAGGAACGTTTTCCCCTCTATGGATAAAGACAGTCTGCAACAGATAACGACCACTCTTGTCGATACACTCGGATGCGACGATGTTGATGACTTGCGGCATGCTACGGAGGCGGACCTGGAGTTCCTAAAGCCCCTGCGCAGAAGGAAATTGTTGGCGGCTATATCTGAAA GGTTTGCTGCTTCCTCTAGTGCAGAAGCGTCCGTATTTTTGGAAGTTTCCAATGTGTCATCCCCAACTTCGATCCCAGAGACCGACCTAGAGGATTCTAGTCGCTGCTCAACTCCACAGTTAGAACAAGATTTCATTGTGCCGTGGAAAAAGTTTCCAAGGAACGTGATGAAAAAGTGTTCGAAAAACCAGCATCTTACGGCCTCGGAGACACGGGAAGTGAAAAGAATTGTCGGTGATGAAATGAGGGCCCTCGGAATTACACACCGTGCTGCAATTCGAAAAGCTGCAGTTTCAATGTGCAACAAATATCCTCGTTCCTTTGAGGACCTCAGCATCGATGGTTCCAAGCTAGGTGATGGATTCCAGTCACTTTTCAGTGGTTTGGAGAACAGGGTGTATAATGAAAATTACAAGGACAATTTGAAACGAAAATCCCAGGCTACAGCATCCTGCTCTGACAGTTCCGAATCTTTAGCGGACTTACCGGTAGATCAGTATGGATGCAGGAAGGGGATGTGGATGCCTGAGTCCCCTTCTGAGGAGGAAGTCACTGCACAGGTTGAGAAGAAAGATAAACTGAAGGAAATGCGGGACAATGACTATGACTATGAGGAAGTGATCAAGCTTATGTCAGAGACGTACTATCTACAACGCAAAGACATATGCAGTGGAATGGACATTTCTGAACTTTGCAAAGAATGGCCGTTCATCTTGTCGTACAAGTGCCTTGTAAACCATTTCCAGAACCTCACAGATATAAATCCCCAAGCAACGATGGAGGAGTCCCTACTTGCACGAAACAAAGGAAACCGCATATACGAGTTCATCTTATCACATCCTCAGAAAAAGAAATCTGGTCAGCTGAATAAGTGGGTACATCTCATCAAGGAGGAAGTGAAGGTGACCAAATCTACCGACCCTCAGATCCCT GTTGATGGCAGTAAGAAGAAAGTGGAGGAAGATAAACTGAAGCCCAACTCGCCGTTCATTGCAATCATCG GTTCAAGGGAGGACATCTTCATCGGAAGAAACCTGTTCTACCTCGTGATTGAGGGATCGGTCGTAAATGATCAAATTGTCACTTTCCTGGAGGCAGTTATAAGCCTCTTCTCTTGTTACTACACCTTGAACCTTGAGTACCCCGAAGAAGCAGCAGTTACGCTGGAGTTCATCCAAAG GGAACTGATCGGCATCAAACCACATCAAGTTCTAAACAAAGgagggaaaaagaagaagaaaacaagtgTTGCGCCAAAGATTGTGACCCTTTTGCGAGGAATAATGGATTTCGAATCGGATTGGCGTACAGATGAATAA